The following proteins come from a genomic window of Prionailurus viverrinus isolate Anna chromosome D1, UM_Priviv_1.0, whole genome shotgun sequence:
- the LOC125176346 gene encoding proline-rich protein 2-like yields MPKQPENPHTPRPARGFPHLGPRPPEAAGEGPPPPRRPPEAAAEGPRAPQTPASRGRSRETPCGPPPPSRGRDRGTPHAPDPALLRPQPRDPALRRPQPRDPAARPQRPGPRPPEDAAEGPGGPAPRTPDPATRTPPSGDRNRRTPHLRSRARNPALQRLQPTSPRGDAERAALPESDRRCGGGGRSAPPGSSALTPPAREPRGRALEPHGSVGDREHRAQAPGRGTRGLPLPPPSLRAPTAPNPPRTRTGAALTADTARRPPEGPSGGVHRRCGRPAPLRRPEPPPRRGTR; encoded by the exons ATGCCGA AGCAGCCAGAAAACCCGCACACACCGCGGCCCGCGCGAGGCTTCCCTCACCTCGGACCCCGCCCTCCCGAGGCCGCGGGcgaaggacccccccccccgcgccgCCCTCCGGAGGCCGCGGCCGAGGGACCCCGCGCGCCCCAGACCCCGGCCTCCCGAGGCCGCAGCCGAGAGACGCCCTGcggcccgcccccgccctcccGAGGCCGCGACCGAGGGACCCCGCACGCCCCCGACCCCGCTCTCCTGAGGCCGCAGCCGAGGGACCCCGCCCTCCGCAGGCCGCAGCCGAGGGACCCGGCGGCCCGCCCCCAGCGCCCCGGACCCCGCCCTCCCGAGGACGCAGCCGAGGGACCCGGCGGCCCGGCCCCCCGCACCCCAGATCCCGCGACCCGGACCCCGCCCTCCGGAGACCGCAACCGAAGGACCCCGCACCTCAGGTCTCGCGCCCGGAACCCCGCCCTCCAGAGGCTGCAGCCGACCAGCCCCCGCGGGGACGCTGAGCGCGCGGCTCTGCCGGAGTCCGACCGACGATGCGGGGGCGGCGGCCGGAGCGCACCTCCCGGCAGCTCGGCTCTGACTCCCCCCGCCCGCGAGCCTCGGGGCCGGGCTCTCGAGCCGCACGGGAGCGTCGGCGAccgagagcacagagcccaggcgCCTGGCCGAGGGACCCGcggccttcccctccccccacccagcctgcGCGCCCCGACCGCCCCGAACCCGCCCCGCACCCGGACTGGGGCCGCCCTCACCGCGGACACGGCGCGCCGGCCTCCAGAGGGCCCGAGCGGCGGCGTCCACCGGAGATGCGGCCGGCCGGCACCGCTCCGGCGTCCCGAGCCCCCGCCCAGGCGGGGCACGCGCTGA